One genomic segment of Garra rufa chromosome 13, GarRuf1.0, whole genome shotgun sequence includes these proteins:
- the angel2 gene encoding protein angel homolog 2 isoform X2 codes for MFGRYLSTVGFPPAQTVYNHWRHWYQPGHLWWTHPFHLRHPSSSFSTVRHPANRPPRPPDPYRWSSWRQTGILPHNQPRQGLQSSAGLMDRSNSEPPQKRRKSADGRPAGEKTQLSPEHLPPKGSRSTKGSSKWLSKVTGMPIPPGKLPSPATPELKRHWEDLSHLCNAASSVKGGEQKWPFDFSVMSYNILSQDLLCDNTYLYRHCHPPVLDWCHRYPNIIKELEQHSADIMCLQEVQEDHYKNQIKPSLESLGYHCEYKRRTGLKPDGCAVVFKRERFSLVSCQPVEYFRRGVPLLDRDNVGLIVLLQPIDPHSSLTNICVANTHLLYNPRRGDIKLAQLAMLLAEISQVAQLPDSSVCPVLLCGDFNSVPWSPLYRFIRDSRLEYDGLPIGKVSGQEENPRGQRILNVPIWPRSLGISQQCQYESQTTDSDLKDVEQAELDGFTKPSIEHCLKLTSAYSHYLKESSQPEITTCHSRTAITVDYIFYSAALGDVTAQAECSVPPEKGLQLLGRLALVGEDELQKVNSLPNKYNSSDHLPLLTRFRLHPRADS; via the exons ATGTTTGGCCGTTACCTGAGCACAGTGGGCTTTCCGCCAGCTCAGACCGTTTACAACCACTGGAGACACTGGTATCAACCTGGTCATTTATGGTGGACACATCCATTCCACCTGCGGCATCCCTCGTCCTCCTTCAGCACTGTCAGACATCCCGCCAATCGGCCCCCGAGACCTCCAGATCCATACAGGTGGAGCTCCTGGAGGCAAACTGGAATACTACCACACAATCAACCCAGGCAAGGTCTTCAGAGTTCTGCAGGTCTGATGGACCGATCTAATAGCGAGCCACCACAGAAAAGAAGGAAGAGTGCAGACGGGAGGCCGGCAGGGGAAAAAACTCAGCTCTCACCTGAGCACTTGCCTCCGAAAGGCAGTAGGAGTACTAAAGGAAGTTCTAAATGGCTAAGCAAAGTAACTGGCATGCCCATTCCTCCTGGAAAACTTCCATCTCCAGCCACACCAG AGTTGAAGAGACACTGGGAGGATCTTTCTCACCTCTGTAATGCTGCGTCGTCTGTGAAAGGCGGGGAACAAAAATGGCCGTTTGATTTCTCTGTGATGTCCTACAATATTCTCTCACAAGATCTGCTATGTGATAACACGTACCTTTACAGACACTGTCATCCTCCAGTTCTGGACTGGTGCCATAGGTATCCAAACATCATCAAAGAGCTGGAACAGCACAGTGCTGAT aTAATGTGCCTGCAGGAGGTGCAAGAGGACCACTATAAGAATCAAATCAAACCCTCGCTAGAATCTTTAG GCTACCATTGTGAATACAAACGGCGAACAGGGCTGAAGCCTGACGGATGTGCTGTGGTCTTCAAACGCGAGCGCTTCTCTTTGGTCTCCTGTCAGCCTGTGGAGTATTTCCGGCGTGGCGTCCCTCTACTGGACCGTGATAACGTGGGCCTGATTGTGCTGCTTCAGCCCATTGACCCCCATAGCTCCCTTACCAACATCTGTGTGGCCAACACACATTTACTGTACAACCCTAGACGTGGGGACATTAAACTGGCCCAGCTGGCTATGCTGCTGGCAGAGATAAGCCAGGTGGCCCAGTTACCTGACAGCAGCGTTTGTCCTGTGCTGCTCTGTGGGGATTTTAACTCTGTTCCCTGGTCTCCCCTGTATCGCTTTATTAGGGACAGCAGACTGGAATATGATGGCTTACCTATTGGAAAG GTGTCAGGACAGGAGGAGAACCCGAGAGGGCAGCGCATTCTAAATGTGCCAATTTGGCCCAGAAGTCTGGGTATCTCACAGCAGTGCCAGTATGAAAGCCAAACAACAG ATTCTGATTTGAAGGATGTGGAGCAGGCAGAACTCGATGG TTTTACCAAGCCCAGCATTGAGCACTGTTTGAAGCTGACATCAGCATACTCCCACTACCTGAAAGAGAGCAGTCAACCAGAGATCACCACATGCCACTCACGGACAGCCATAACAGTCGATTACATCTTCTATTCTGCAGCTCTGGGGGATGTGACTGCTCAAGCAG AATGCAGTGTGCCACCAGAGAAGGGTCTGCAGCTGCTGGGAAGGTTAGCCCTGGTGGGGGAAGATGAACTTCAAAAGGTGAACAGTCTTCCCAACAAGTACAACTCCTCCGACCACTTGCCACTTTTGACACGCTTCCGTCTGCACCCTCGAGCTGATAGCTGA
- the angel2 gene encoding protein angel homolog 2 isoform X1, with protein sequence MSRHTNVNYVRPGVSPNHPMFGRYLSTVGFPPAQTVYNHWRHWYQPGHLWWTHPFHLRHPSSSFSTVRHPANRPPRPPDPYRWSSWRQTGILPHNQPRQGLQSSAGLMDRSNSEPPQKRRKSADGRPAGEKTQLSPEHLPPKGSRSTKGSSKWLSKVTGMPIPPGKLPSPATPELKRHWEDLSHLCNAASSVKGGEQKWPFDFSVMSYNILSQDLLCDNTYLYRHCHPPVLDWCHRYPNIIKELEQHSADIMCLQEVQEDHYKNQIKPSLESLGYHCEYKRRTGLKPDGCAVVFKRERFSLVSCQPVEYFRRGVPLLDRDNVGLIVLLQPIDPHSSLTNICVANTHLLYNPRRGDIKLAQLAMLLAEISQVAQLPDSSVCPVLLCGDFNSVPWSPLYRFIRDSRLEYDGLPIGKVSGQEENPRGQRILNVPIWPRSLGISQQCQYESQTTDSDLKDVEQAELDGFTKPSIEHCLKLTSAYSHYLKESSQPEITTCHSRTAITVDYIFYSAALGDVTAQAECSVPPEKGLQLLGRLALVGEDELQKVNSLPNKYNSSDHLPLLTRFRLHPRADS encoded by the exons ATGTCTCGACACACGAATGTTAACTATGTCAGACCAGGAGTTTCTCCAAA TCATCCCATGTTTGGCCGTTACCTGAGCACAGTGGGCTTTCCGCCAGCTCAGACCGTTTACAACCACTGGAGACACTGGTATCAACCTGGTCATTTATGGTGGACACATCCATTCCACCTGCGGCATCCCTCGTCCTCCTTCAGCACTGTCAGACATCCCGCCAATCGGCCCCCGAGACCTCCAGATCCATACAGGTGGAGCTCCTGGAGGCAAACTGGAATACTACCACACAATCAACCCAGGCAAGGTCTTCAGAGTTCTGCAGGTCTGATGGACCGATCTAATAGCGAGCCACCACAGAAAAGAAGGAAGAGTGCAGACGGGAGGCCGGCAGGGGAAAAAACTCAGCTCTCACCTGAGCACTTGCCTCCGAAAGGCAGTAGGAGTACTAAAGGAAGTTCTAAATGGCTAAGCAAAGTAACTGGCATGCCCATTCCTCCTGGAAAACTTCCATCTCCAGCCACACCAG AGTTGAAGAGACACTGGGAGGATCTTTCTCACCTCTGTAATGCTGCGTCGTCTGTGAAAGGCGGGGAACAAAAATGGCCGTTTGATTTCTCTGTGATGTCCTACAATATTCTCTCACAAGATCTGCTATGTGATAACACGTACCTTTACAGACACTGTCATCCTCCAGTTCTGGACTGGTGCCATAGGTATCCAAACATCATCAAAGAGCTGGAACAGCACAGTGCTGAT aTAATGTGCCTGCAGGAGGTGCAAGAGGACCACTATAAGAATCAAATCAAACCCTCGCTAGAATCTTTAG GCTACCATTGTGAATACAAACGGCGAACAGGGCTGAAGCCTGACGGATGTGCTGTGGTCTTCAAACGCGAGCGCTTCTCTTTGGTCTCCTGTCAGCCTGTGGAGTATTTCCGGCGTGGCGTCCCTCTACTGGACCGTGATAACGTGGGCCTGATTGTGCTGCTTCAGCCCATTGACCCCCATAGCTCCCTTACCAACATCTGTGTGGCCAACACACATTTACTGTACAACCCTAGACGTGGGGACATTAAACTGGCCCAGCTGGCTATGCTGCTGGCAGAGATAAGCCAGGTGGCCCAGTTACCTGACAGCAGCGTTTGTCCTGTGCTGCTCTGTGGGGATTTTAACTCTGTTCCCTGGTCTCCCCTGTATCGCTTTATTAGGGACAGCAGACTGGAATATGATGGCTTACCTATTGGAAAG GTGTCAGGACAGGAGGAGAACCCGAGAGGGCAGCGCATTCTAAATGTGCCAATTTGGCCCAGAAGTCTGGGTATCTCACAGCAGTGCCAGTATGAAAGCCAAACAACAG ATTCTGATTTGAAGGATGTGGAGCAGGCAGAACTCGATGG TTTTACCAAGCCCAGCATTGAGCACTGTTTGAAGCTGACATCAGCATACTCCCACTACCTGAAAGAGAGCAGTCAACCAGAGATCACCACATGCCACTCACGGACAGCCATAACAGTCGATTACATCTTCTATTCTGCAGCTCTGGGGGATGTGACTGCTCAAGCAG AATGCAGTGTGCCACCAGAGAAGGGTCTGCAGCTGCTGGGAAGGTTAGCCCTGGTGGGGGAAGATGAACTTCAAAAGGTGAACAGTCTTCCCAACAAGTACAACTCCTCCGACCACTTGCCACTTTTGACACGCTTCCGTCTGCACCCTCGAGCTGATAGCTGA